The following are encoded in a window of Haliotis asinina isolate JCU_RB_2024 chromosome 14, JCU_Hal_asi_v2, whole genome shotgun sequence genomic DNA:
- the LOC137262207 gene encoding protein trapped in endoderm-1-like, with amino-acid sequence MDKTNTTDTNDDVRMIQCICSFTISILGMVGNCVAIYQIVSRGLYQQACNVYILNLSVNNLLTCVIILPVLGANSFYDSWVMGNFFCSFFPYIMHSLSCIETSALILITVNRYVLVVHPVTYRMYYSSRRFNAMLLSFPVMFYLLLQLLPFTGTWGHFTYHKDKLYCTFSQTDRGTRTYIVFLCSLILITTIPVLAYCYFRILWTYIKSKKRLNNSGGTHKSENGHCSKWLTSKQDIQLIRTVVIIIVCYSVTHIPFLVVNVVDSDFKQIGVVAYTLLTYLALSHTAINPVVYALLNTQINSNMHCCQTLCKKRNEASLHLRQTSVSPC; translated from the coding sequence ATGGATAAGACAAATACAACAGACACTAACGATGACGTGCGCATGATCCAGTGCATCTGCTCTTTCACTATCTCCATCCTAGGAATGGTGGGTAATTGTGTAGCCATCTACCAGATCGTGTCCCGTGGGCTCTACCAGCAGGCTTGCAATGTGTACATCCTCAACCTCAGTGTCAACAACCTCTTGACATGCGTCATCATCCTCCCAGTCTTGGGTGCCAACAGCTTCTACGACAGCTGGGTCATGGGCAACTTCTTCTGTAGTTTCTTCCCCTACATCATGCACAGCCTCAGCTGCATCGAGACGAGCGCCCTCATCCTCATCACGGTCAACCGTTACGTTTTGGTCGTCCATCCTGTGACTTACCGGATGTATTACTCGAGTCGCCGCTTCAATGCCATGTTGTTGTCATTTCCTGTCATGTTCTACCTGTTGCTGCAACTCCTTCCCTTCACCGGAACATGGGGGCATTTTACCTATCACAAGGACAAGCTGTACTGCACCTTCAGCCAAACTGACCGTGGCACTCGGACCTACATTGTGTTCTTATGCAGCCTCATCCTCATTACAACAATCCCTGTCCTCGCTTACTGCTATTTCCGAATTCTATGGACGTACATCAAATCAAAGAAACGTTTGAACAACTCAGGAGGAACGCATAAATCTGAAAATGGACATTgttcaaaatggctgacatCCAAGCAGGACATTCAGCTGATTCGTACAGTTGTCATAATCATCGTCTGCTACAGTGTCACCCATATACCCTTCCTCGTTGTCAACGTTGTAGATTCTGACTTCAAACAGATTGGGGTTGTCGCGTACACGCTACTGACATACCTAGCTCTGTCTCACACAGCCATCAATCCTGTGGTGTATGCTCTGCTCAACACACAGATCAACAGCAACATGCACTGCTGTCAAACTCTCTGCAAGAAGCGCAACGAAGCATCGCTACATTTACGACAAACGTCTGTATCACCCTGCTAG